In a genomic window of Macrobrachium nipponense isolate FS-2020 chromosome 10, ASM1510439v2, whole genome shotgun sequence:
- the LOC135223447 gene encoding esterase E4-like, with protein MNWTVTSPAMMLLLLLHATGLAQGQATAGEESVELLPSDVPVTMMERLTRGQDGGIKDFFDLRTSLGTITGLKEPTRPPHHPNTHMHAFRGIPYAKAPVGDLRFADPIDLVDPWPGNYLNASKLGSVCPQYDTEGKSVLGNEDCLFLNVHTPSRLDEENRAEGSLLPVFVFFHGGGYVRGSSSPHGAGKLLSRDIIVVTVNYRLGALGYLSMADSLLPGNYGLLDQVSALRWVRRNIAQFGGDPNQVTIGGFSAGSVSVHFHMYSPLSKGLFHRGIMLSGTVYCPWALRPIRRDPLIAAQLLAHKLGCPSGNSKALRECVASKTFEQIVKAQASLYKYEFTPNWFPPVIDGGLRAAPFLPAPLEELTLRPVPSLISVVPQEGLLTVCLMLTRSEQRHNVTAFYNEVARFHFVNWPDPEAEERMKDLAEAFYFSEHAKTSRDVLVEQLTEGISSYRFLKCSWEAAASLAESGAPVYTSVMTHRDPNTPTWSGPLYKRLKEMGIKTPALDTYVSHGDDLLYLFDFPYVLKKESSRDQRVGQMILHMWANFIITGNPQEELGLFSLGDIPKWEPVVPHQPVGYYEIAVEPSMVHRPFDVKDMNFWKNIVPNPDLRHGFRARQILQDVGKQSIVGECQSNENCDLSP; from the exons ATGAATTGGACTGTGACATCACCAGCGATGATGCTATTGCTTTTGTTGCATGCAACAGGCCTAGCTCAAGGTCAAGCAACTGCAGGCGAAGAATCTGTTGAGTTATTGCCATCAGATGTTCCAGTGACTATGATGGAAAGGCTGACACGGGGAcaag atggaggaataaaggactttttCGATCTAAGGACCAGCTTGGGCACCATTACTGGACTGAAAGAGCCTACTCGGCCTCCCCATCATCCAAACACGCACATGCATGCCTTCAG AGGTATTCCATACGCAAAGGCCCCTGTTGGAGATTTGCGCTTCGCTGACCCCATAGACCTGGTGGATCCGTGGCCAGGGAACTATCTAAATGCCAGTAAACTTGGGTCAGTCTGCCCTCAGTATGACACGGAGGGCAAGAGTGTTTTGGGAAATGAAGATTGTCTTTTCCTCAATGTTCATACACCATCCCGTCTAG ATGAGGAAAACCGAGCAGAGGGCAGCCTCCTCCCAGTGTTTGTCTTTTTCCATGGAGGTGGTTACGTCAGAGGGTCATCGTCCCCTCACGGAGCTGGAAAACTCCTTTCCAGGGATATCATTGTTGTTACCGTCAATTATCGTCTTGGAGCACTAG GGTACCTCAGCATGGCAGATTCGCTTCTGCCTGGCAATTATGGGTTGCTTGACCAAGTCTCGGCTCTCAGGTGGGTACGGAGAAACATTGCTCAGTTTGGAGGGGACCCAAACCAAGTCACCATAGGAGGTTTCTCTGCTGGATCTGTTTCTGTTCACTTTCATATGTATTCTCCTCTATccaaag GTTTATTTCACCGTGGAATAATGTTAAGCGGAACAGTCTACTGCCCCTGGGCTCTGAGACCCATTAGGCGTGATCCCTTGATCGCAGCACAATTACTGGCGCACAAGTTAGGATGCCCCTCTGGAAATTCCAAGGCCTTACGGGAATGCGTTGCCTCCAAGACATTTGAGCAAATAGTCAAAGCCCAGGCTTCATTATAT AAGTACGAATTCACCCCAAACTGGTTTCCGCCAGTAATTGACGGAGGACTTCGCGCTGCACCCTTCCTCCCAGCACCTCTGGAGGAGTTAACCCTTCGTCCAGTGCCCTCACTTATAAGCGTTGTCCCCCAGGAAGGTCTGCTTACTGTCTGTC TCATGCTTACACGGTCAGAGCAGCGGCACAATGTGACGGCGTTCTACAATGAGGTGGCACGATTCCACTTTGTAAACTGGCCGGATCCTGAAGCTGAAGAACGCATGAAGGACCTGGCTGAAGCTTTTTATTTCAGCGAACATGCAAAAACATCTCGTGATGTTTTGGTGGAACAACTCACTGAG GGAATATCCAGTTACCGTTTTTTGAAATGCAGTTGGGAGGCAGCAGCATCCCTTGCTGAATCTGGAGCACCTGTTTACAC TTCTGTCATGACTCACCGTGACCCCAACACTCCAACATGGTCAGGACCCCTTTATAAGAGACTGAAGGAGATGGGAATCAAGACACCAGCTCTTGACACGTACGTGTCCCATGGAGATGACCTGCTTTACCTCTTTGATTTTCCTTATGTTCTCAAGAAAGAGTCCAGCAGAGATCAGAGGGTGGGCCAGATGATTCTTCACATGTGGGCAAACTTCATCATCACTGG AAATCCTCAAGAAGAACTGGGTCTTTTTTCCTTGGGAGACATTCCAAAATGGGAACCTGTTGTACCTCACCAGCCTGTTGGCTACTACGAGATAGCTGTTGAGCCCTCCATGGTACACAGACCCTTCGATGTGAAG GATATGAACTTCTGGAAGAATATTGTGCCAAATCCTGATTTACGACATGGTTTTCGAGCGAGACAGATTCTGCAAGATGTTGGCAAACAAAGCATTGTGGGTGAATGCCAATCTAATGAGAATTGTGATTTGTCACCTTAG